A DNA window from uncultured Fibrobacter sp. contains the following coding sequences:
- a CDS encoding MlaD family protein: MAFNSFKRINWMEISGLLVGIFFTVAVMVFAIVLYAKLIDSKIIGVEEYRLHSTFKKAFGLNLDTKVQINGVEVGRIESMELVDDSVKMDFVIKKDYQQLITDRAEVFAMRDQNMISARVINIDIHKGGRVLQDGDTIQAGEAKDIETVLETANEILGRVNKLIDAADTLVGMALDTGTTIGALFGSRLLYDNLNRQLNRLDDITFVGKKVLFQASGLFDTMQVQVPILLGKVDNIADNVTDLMIEMKPMPQKVDHLLGNVDVMMGKVDNTFGRVDGLLTQVGQMTSNLSDFMESTEQTLQNADDLMAGISNMWIVRRSMPSKDSVPFMVETLW; encoded by the coding sequence ATGGCATTCAATTCATTTAAACGAATCAACTGGATGGAAATTTCCGGTCTCCTGGTCGGCATCTTCTTTACCGTTGCCGTCATGGTGTTTGCCATCGTACTTTACGCAAAGCTGATCGATTCGAAAATCATCGGTGTCGAAGAATACCGCCTGCACAGCACCTTCAAGAAAGCATTCGGCTTAAACTTGGATACCAAGGTCCAGATTAACGGTGTGGAAGTCGGCCGCATAGAGAGCATGGAACTCGTGGACGACAGCGTAAAGATGGATTTCGTCATCAAAAAGGACTACCAGCAGCTCATTACCGACAGGGCCGAAGTATTCGCCATGCGCGACCAGAACATGATTTCGGCGCGCGTGATTAACATCGACATTCACAAGGGTGGACGTGTCCTGCAAGACGGAGACACCATCCAGGCCGGAGAGGCTAAGGATATCGAAACCGTTCTCGAAACCGCAAACGAAATTCTAGGACGCGTCAACAAGCTGATCGATGCCGCCGACACCCTCGTTGGCATGGCACTCGATACAGGAACCACCATCGGTGCCCTTTTCGGCTCCCGTCTCCTTTACGACAACCTGAACCGTCAGCTCAACCGTCTCGACGACATCACGTTCGTCGGCAAGAAGGTGCTTTTCCAGGCCTCAGGCCTGTTCGATACAATGCAAGTTCAGGTTCCGATCCTCCTGGGCAAGGTGGACAACATCGCCGACAATGTAACGGACTTAATGATCGAAATGAAGCCCATGCCCCAAAAGGTCGACCACCTCCTTGGAAACGTCGACGTCATGATGGGCAAGGTGGACAACACCTTCGGTCGGGTCGACGGACTCTTGACCCAGGTTGGACAAATGACTTCCAATCTTTCGGACTTCATGGAGTCTACCGAACAGACGCTACAGAATGCGGATGACCTGATGGCGGGAATTTCGAACATGTGGATTGTGCGCCGCTCGATGCCTAGCAAGGATTCCGTGCCCTTCATGGTGGAGACTCTATGGTAA
- the pyrF gene encoding orotidine-5'-phosphate decarboxylase: MNFQARLEERIAKCGNPICLGMDPVMKLIDPCCPEGSAEDKIKRFYSEILECCLKRNVTPAVVKPNSAYYECVSVQAMLVLQQLIADYRSAGIPVILDAKRGDIGKSSAAYATAAYDVYKADAVTVSPWMGADSVGPFIRENSENGAYVLLRTSNKGAHDFQDLPVVRSDDPRDNAEAFYSVADKIMEWDANLGYLGAVVGATHPEELEKITAYTVAHKHEIPFLIPGVSIPGVPGGQGGDAKTVLTAIANGGGKRKFHVLNSSSGLNFAYQRSGHPENFANDCVDALEKLAEACQL; the protein is encoded by the coding sequence ATGAACTTTCAGGCCCGTTTAGAAGAACGTATCGCCAAGTGCGGCAACCCGATTTGCCTCGGCATGGATCCGGTCATGAAGCTGATCGACCCGTGCTGCCCCGAAGGTTCCGCCGAAGACAAAATCAAGCGTTTCTATTCCGAAATTCTGGAATGTTGCCTCAAGCGTAACGTGACGCCCGCCGTGGTGAAGCCGAATAGCGCTTACTACGAATGCGTGAGCGTGCAGGCGATGCTCGTGTTGCAGCAGCTGATTGCTGATTATCGCAGCGCAGGCATCCCCGTTATTTTGGATGCAAAGCGCGGTGACATCGGTAAGTCGAGCGCCGCCTATGCGACTGCCGCTTACGATGTGTACAAGGCCGATGCCGTGACGGTGTCCCCTTGGATGGGTGCCGATTCCGTTGGCCCGTTCATCCGCGAAAATTCCGAAAACGGTGCGTACGTTTTGCTCCGCACGAGCAACAAGGGCGCCCATGACTTCCAGGACTTGCCGGTGGTCCGCAGCGACGATCCGCGCGACAACGCCGAAGCCTTCTATTCCGTGGCTGACAAGATTATGGAATGGGACGCAAACCTCGGCTACCTCGGTGCCGTTGTCGGTGCGACGCATCCTGAAGAACTCGAGAAGATTACCGCCTACACGGTTGCCCACAAGCATGAAATTCCGTTCCTGATTCCGGGGGTGTCTATTCCTGGTGTCCCGGGCGGTCAGGGCGGTGATGCAAAGACCGTGCTTACGGCTATCGCGAACGGCGGTGGCAAGCGCAAGTTCCACGTCCTCAACAGCTCCAGTGGCTTGAATTTTGCCTACCAGCGCAGCGGACATCCCGAGAACTTCGCGAACGACTGCGTAGATGCTCTGGAGAAATTGGCGGAGGCCTGCCAATTATAG
- a CDS encoding RNA methyltransferase, translated as MSEENKNRTVKMTLDRKFGVSEKPERRPRRDDDREERGGREGRSFDDRRGDRGDRKFGDRKPFGDRGDRGDRREGRFDRERRPRRDGDDRGSFGGREGRRPFGDRGRSFGGDRRPRREFASAGAPIYRQRPEEQKEEVEEVLDEAALEARVAEVEASEDSNFNPPWFKRMLALTTEKGREREGRFLGEGVHVVQELVSHHRELVLGVYVTEAFNDEALIEQINEAEIKLNVLTDEQMKKISSTVTTQGIVAVARIASKKPVYESSRSVITLVDAVQDPGNLGTLFRTSLGFGSDGMILGRGTVSPFNPKVVRGSSGTFLRVPFEFDVDLVDQINFLRSKGYTIIATDLHAKQSLRQIPQNKLRKMAFLVGNEGAGTNPYFIELADETVKIPMSSELESLNVAVAHGILSYEAAQIQEDLK; from the coding sequence ATGAGCGAAGAAAATAAAAACCGCACCGTAAAGATGACTCTGGACCGTAAGTTCGGAGTGAGCGAAAAGCCTGAACGTCGTCCGCGTCGTGACGACGACCGTGAAGAACGCGGTGGCCGCGAAGGCCGTTCTTTCGACGATCGCAGGGGCGACCGTGGAGACCGCAAGTTTGGCGACCGTAAACCCTTCGGCGATCGTGGTGATCGTGGTGACCGCCGCGAAGGCCGTTTCGACCGTGAACGCCGCCCGCGTCGCGACGGTGATGACCGTGGCTCCTTCGGAGGCCGCGAAGGTCGCCGCCCGTTCGGTGACAGGGGCCGCTCCTTTGGCGGCGACCGTCGCCCGCGCCGCGAATTTGCTTCTGCAGGTGCTCCGATTTACCGCCAGCGCCCCGAAGAACAGAAGGAAGAAGTCGAAGAAGTATTGGACGAAGCCGCACTCGAAGCTCGCGTGGCCGAAGTCGAGGCTAGCGAAGATTCCAACTTCAACCCGCCTTGGTTCAAGCGCATGCTCGCCCTCACGACCGAAAAGGGCCGCGAACGCGAAGGCCGCTTCCTTGGCGAAGGCGTACACGTGGTGCAGGAACTCGTGTCGCATCACCGCGAGCTTGTTCTCGGCGTGTACGTGACCGAAGCTTTCAACGACGAAGCTCTGATTGAACAAATTAACGAAGCCGAAATCAAGCTGAACGTGCTCACCGACGAACAGATGAAGAAAATCTCTTCGACCGTGACGACACAGGGCATTGTCGCTGTCGCCCGTATCGCAAGCAAAAAACCGGTTTATGAATCTAGCCGCAGCGTGATTACGCTCGTGGACGCCGTGCAGGATCCGGGTAACCTCGGTACGCTTTTCCGCACGAGCCTCGGCTTTGGTTCCGACGGCATGATTCTTGGCCGCGGCACTGTGAGCCCGTTCAACCCGAAGGTTGTGCGCGGTTCCTCGGGCACTTTCCTCCGCGTGCCTTTTGAATTCGACGTCGATCTCGTTGACCAGATCAACTTCTTGCGCAGCAAGGGTTACACCATTATCGCAACTGACTTGCACGCCAAGCAGTCCCTGCGCCAGATTCCGCAGAACAAGCTCCGCAAGATGGCGTTCCTCGTGGGTAACGAAGGTGCCGGCACCAACCCGTACTTCATCGAACTCGCCGACGAAACGGTGAAGATCCCGATGAGCAGCGAACTCGAATCCCTGAACGTCGCTGTCGCTCACGGTATCCTTAGCTACGAAGCTGCCCAGATTCAAGAGGATTTGAAGTAA
- the dxs gene encoding 1-deoxy-D-xylulose-5-phosphate synthase has translation MDLKNIKSPQDIKHCSVEELYNLASQIRETIIGQVAKHGGHLASSLGVVELTLALHYVFNAPDDKIVWDVGHQAYVHKLLTGRFDRFETLRQQGGISGFLKRNESEYDCYGAGHATTSISAALGFAVARDHFKHKNSVVAVIGDGSMTGGMAYEAINNAGLSKQNMTIILNDNKMSIAPNVGNFSKYLNRVISDPVYNKMRSDLDRLMKRLPGILGSRFRDLFLQAENAAKTVVKPGRFFEDLGIRYFGPIDGHDINELIMLLQRVKEQPGPCLVHILTEKGRGLDAAVKNPTKWHGIGPFDPESGLPLSPGSPNPSLTHVFGQTLLELAKKDERIIGITAAMPTGCGMDIVARELPERVIDVGIAEEHALTFASGLACDGVVPVVAIYSSFMQRAYDQIMHDIALQNLHVVMVLDRAGLVGADGPTHHGAFDLSYLRTVPGITILAPSNENELRDMIRAAIDMKGPVAIRYPRGTALEEHLKPAPETVDVKLPKVLEEGKDILLLGAGFMTNELKKTAAVLRENGKSATVVDARIIKPLDTESYRKLFDAHKTIVTLEDNTLVGGFGSAVAELIADLGLEGKRLLRFGLPDHFVEQGEIPALFKLLKIDGESVAKQIMEKV, from the coding sequence ATGGACCTTAAGAATATCAAGTCCCCCCAGGACATAAAGCATTGCTCGGTAGAGGAGCTTTACAACCTGGCGTCGCAGATCCGCGAGACCATCATCGGTCAAGTGGCTAAGCATGGCGGTCACCTGGCGTCTAGCCTGGGTGTGGTGGAACTGACGCTCGCTCTGCATTATGTGTTCAACGCCCCCGACGACAAGATCGTGTGGGATGTGGGACACCAGGCTTACGTTCACAAGCTTTTGACGGGGCGCTTCGACCGTTTCGAGACGCTTCGCCAGCAGGGCGGTATTTCGGGATTCTTGAAGAGGAACGAAAGCGAGTACGACTGCTACGGTGCAGGACACGCGACGACCTCTATTTCGGCAGCACTTGGTTTTGCGGTGGCCCGAGACCATTTCAAGCACAAGAACAGCGTGGTGGCCGTCATCGGTGACGGTTCCATGACGGGCGGTATGGCTTACGAGGCCATCAACAACGCGGGTCTTTCGAAGCAGAACATGACCATCATCTTGAACGACAACAAGATGAGCATTGCCCCGAACGTGGGTAACTTCAGCAAGTACCTGAACCGCGTGATTTCGGACCCGGTCTACAACAAGATGCGTTCGGACCTCGACCGCCTGATGAAGCGCCTGCCGGGCATTCTGGGATCGCGTTTCCGCGACTTGTTCTTGCAGGCGGAAAATGCGGCGAAGACGGTGGTGAAGCCGGGCCGCTTCTTTGAAGACCTCGGTATCCGTTACTTTGGACCGATCGATGGTCACGACATTAACGAACTCATTATGCTGTTGCAGCGCGTCAAGGAACAGCCGGGCCCGTGCCTGGTGCATATCCTGACCGAGAAGGGACGCGGCCTGGATGCGGCCGTGAAGAACCCGACCAAATGGCACGGCATTGGACCTTTCGACCCCGAAAGCGGTTTGCCGCTTTCTCCGGGGAGCCCGAATCCGTCGCTGACTCATGTGTTCGGGCAGACGCTCCTGGAACTTGCGAAGAAGGACGAACGCATTATCGGCATTACGGCTGCCATGCCTACCGGTTGTGGTATGGACATTGTGGCCCGTGAACTCCCGGAACGCGTGATTGACGTGGGCATTGCCGAAGAACATGCGCTCACGTTTGCCTCTGGCCTTGCCTGCGATGGCGTGGTGCCGGTGGTCGCAATCTATTCGAGCTTTATGCAGCGCGCCTACGACCAGATTATGCACGACATTGCCTTGCAGAACTTGCATGTGGTGATGGTGCTTGACCGTGCGGGGCTTGTCGGGGCCGATGGCCCGACTCACCATGGCGCGTTCGACCTGTCTTACCTGCGCACGGTGCCGGGGATTACCATCCTTGCGCCGAGCAACGAAAACGAGCTGCGCGATATGATTCGCGCGGCTATCGACATGAAGGGCCCTGTCGCGATCCGATACCCGCGCGGCACCGCCCTCGAAGAACACCTGAAGCCCGCTCCCGAGACCGTGGACGTGAAGCTCCCGAAGGTCTTGGAAGAAGGCAAGGACATCTTGCTTTTGGGTGCAGGGTTCATGACGAACGAACTCAAGAAGACGGCCGCCGTTCTCCGCGAAAACGGAAAGAGCGCAACGGTCGTGGATGCACGAATCATCAAGCCACTGGATACTGAATCTTACCGCAAGCTCTTTGATGCGCACAAGACGATTGTGACGCTCGAAGACAACACGCTGGTGGGCGGTTTCGGTTCTGCCGTGGCTGAACTTATTGCTGATCTCGGACTTGAAGGCAAACGCCTGTTGCGTTTTGGCCTGCCGGATCATTTTGTGGAACAGGGTGAAATTCCTGCCTTGTTCAAGCTTTTGAAAATTGACGGGGAATCCGTCGCCAAACAAATCATGGAAAAAGTATGA
- a CDS encoding polyprenyl synthetase family protein: MENLEKEAAVALDYLSRISKVAEKKFEEFLPPVADRPERLHEAMRYSMFAGGKRLRPALVRAAFDMFGGKGDSVDYAMSALEMLHTFSLIHDDLPCIDNDDFRRGKPTSHKQFGEATAVMAGDALCVLAFELMGKTGNAKAIEVLAHLLSTYGLIGGEMIDIECEGKKVDLDTVDYIHYHKTAALIEAALQVGAMLAGADDKSIGAIRDYGRSIGLAFQIVDDILDIVSTTEELGKDAGSDIEKGKATYPALVGLEKSRERAHELYEESLKALDGLKCDTTILRSIAAFIITRVK; encoded by the coding sequence ATGGAAAATCTTGAAAAAGAAGCGGCTGTTGCCCTCGATTACCTGTCCCGCATCTCTAAGGTTGCGGAAAAGAAGTTTGAAGAATTTTTGCCGCCCGTAGCCGACCGTCCGGAAAGGCTCCACGAGGCGATGCGTTATTCGATGTTCGCCGGTGGAAAGAGACTCCGTCCGGCACTTGTGCGTGCTGCATTTGACATGTTCGGTGGAAAGGGCGATTCGGTGGACTACGCCATGAGCGCCCTCGAAATGCTCCACACCTTCAGCTTGATTCACGATGACCTGCCCTGCATCGATAACGATGACTTTAGGCGCGGCAAGCCGACGAGCCACAAGCAGTTCGGCGAAGCGACCGCCGTGATGGCTGGCGATGCCCTCTGCGTTTTGGCTTTTGAACTGATGGGCAAGACCGGCAATGCGAAGGCAATTGAAGTGCTTGCGCACCTGCTCAGCACCTACGGCCTTATCGGTGGCGAAATGATCGACATCGAATGCGAAGGCAAGAAGGTGGACCTTGATACGGTCGATTACATCCATTACCACAAGACGGCGGCCCTGATCGAGGCGGCTCTCCAGGTGGGGGCAATGCTTGCCGGTGCCGACGACAAGTCTATCGGGGCTATCCGCGACTACGGCCGCTCCATCGGCCTTGCGTTCCAGATTGTGGACGACATTCTGGACATCGTTTCTACGACCGAGGAACTGGGCAAGGATGCCGGTTCCGACATCGAAAAGGGTAAGGCGACGTACCCGGCGCTGGTGGGCCTCGAAAAGTCCCGCGAGCGTGCGCATGAACTGTACGAGGAATCGCTCAAGGCTCTGGACGGCCTCAAGTGCGATACCACGATCCTGCGCTCCATTGCCGCATTCATCATTACCAGGGTTAAATAA